The following are encoded in a window of Streptococcus pasteurianus genomic DNA:
- a CDS encoding LysR family transcriptional regulator: MRIQQLHYIVKIVETGSMNEAAKQLFITQPSLSNAVRDLEREMGIEIFIRNPKGITLTKDGVEFLSYARQILEQTALLEERYKSKNTNRELFSVSSQHYAFVVNAFVSLLEGTDMSRYELFLRETRTYEIIDDVKNFRSEIGVLFLNSYNHDVLTKMFDDNHLTYTSLFRTRPHIFVSKNNPLASKKLVTMEDLEDFPYLSYDQGIHNSFYFSEEIFSQIPHKKSIVVSDRATLFNLLIGLDGYTIATGILNSNLNGDNIVSIPLDVEDMIDIVYIRHEKANLSKMGERFIEYLLEEVKFDT; encoded by the coding sequence ATGAGAATACAACAATTACACTATATCGTTAAAATAGTAGAAACAGGGAGCATGAACGAAGCTGCTAAGCAGCTTTTTATCACTCAACCAAGCCTTTCAAATGCTGTACGAGATTTGGAGCGTGAAATGGGGATTGAAATTTTTATTCGTAACCCAAAAGGCATTACCTTGACTAAGGATGGCGTTGAGTTTCTTTCTTATGCTCGCCAAATTTTAGAACAAACGGCTCTTTTAGAGGAACGTTATAAGAGCAAAAATACAAACCGAGAACTGTTTAGCGTGTCTTCACAGCACTATGCTTTCGTTGTCAATGCTTTTGTTTCACTTTTAGAAGGAACGGACATGTCACGTTATGAGCTTTTCCTTCGTGAAACACGAACGTATGAAATCATTGATGATGTTAAGAATTTTCGTTCAGAAATCGGCGTTTTATTTTTGAATAGTTATAACCACGATGTCTTGACCAAAATGTTCGATGATAATCATCTGACCTATACAAGCCTTTTTAGAACGCGTCCGCATATCTTTGTCAGCAAAAACAATCCTCTTGCAAGCAAAAAACTGGTAACTATGGAAGATTTGGAAGACTTCCCTTACCTTAGCTACGATCAAGGGATTCATAATTCTTTCTACTTCTCTGAAGAAATTTTTTCACAAATTCCCCATAAGAAATCAATTGTCGTTAGTGACCGCGCGACACTTTTCAATCTCTTGATAGGACTTGATGGTTATACAATCGCTACAGGTATTTTAAATAGTAATTTAAATGGTGATAATATTGTTTCTATTCCGCTTGATGTTGAGGATATGATTGACATTGTCTATATTCGCCACGAAAAAGCTAACCTTTCAAAAATGGGTGAACGATTTATTGAGTATCTCCTTGAAGAAGTTAAATTTGATACATAA
- a CDS encoding LytR family transcriptional regulator, giving the protein MQEIYETIDILLDVYAYNHAWKIAEQHSDFPAQSRYLLEMLKERRELNVDFAFLHSAENQAILANYGISLITNAYEEEQLANYIMDLEAKVKNGNIIDFVRSVSPILYRLFYRLAKREVPNLENYIHDAKNNQYDTWLFTKMKQSDYAIFHRYLEIRRDGKVTSKALAELLQYGQLPQEIKQLISELRNFEKSVRNPLAHLIKSFDEEELHRTTNFSSQAFLDKIIALATYAGVKYNKEKFYFDQVNDIIKSELKRNG; this is encoded by the coding sequence ATGCAAGAAATATATGAAACGATAGACATCCTTTTGGATGTCTATGCTTATAATCACGCTTGGAAAATAGCAGAGCAGCACAGCGATTTTCCAGCGCAAAGCCGTTATCTTTTAGAAATGTTAAAAGAGCGTAGGGAACTTAACGTTGACTTTGCTTTTTTACATTCAGCAGAAAATCAAGCAATTTTAGCTAATTATGGCATTTCACTCATTACCAATGCGTATGAGGAAGAACAATTGGCAAATTATATTATGGATTTGGAAGCTAAGGTGAAAAATGGCAATATTATTGATTTTGTCCGCTCTGTTAGCCCAATTCTGTATAGGCTCTTTTATCGCCTTGCCAAACGCGAAGTTCCAAATTTGGAAAACTATATCCACGATGCTAAAAATAATCAGTATGATACTTGGCTTTTTACAAAAATGAAACAGAGCGACTATGCTATTTTTCATAGATACCTTGAGATTCGTCGTGATGGCAAAGTGACTTCAAAAGCTTTAGCAGAACTTTTGCAGTACGGACAACTTCCTCAGGAGATTAAACAGTTAATCAGCGAACTTCGTAATTTTGAAAAATCCGTTCGTAATCCCCTAGCCCACCTCATCAAGTCTTTTGATGAAGAAGAACTACACCGAACAACCAATTTCTCATCCCAAGCCTTTCTAGATAAAATTATTGCCCTTGCTACCTATGCAGGTGTCAAATATAACAAAGAAAAATTCTATTTTGACCAAGTTAATGATATTATCAAAAGTGAGTTGAAGAGAAATGGATAG
- the cpsA gene encoding LCP family glycopolymer transferase CpsA: protein MPTHSRHQRQHKNSRSYSRLDTKTIVNSVLLVLYALLAGIATFLMYSHNILAFRHFNIIYTALLVVVLVVSLVLIIRKKGKLVVTVLLVIFSIVAAVSLFAFKSLIDVAGDLNETASYSEIEMSVVVPANSSISDVTELSSVQAPTGADGSNIDALLSQIKSDKGVNLTTDTVDSYQAAYENLINGSSQAMVLNSAYSSLLELSYDNYESNLKTIYTYKVKKNISNDASSSNKNVFNIYISGIDTYGSISTVSRSDVNIILTVNMDTHKILMTSTPRDSYVQIPDGGANQYDKLTHAGIYGVETSEKTLENLYGIDIDYYARINFTSFLNLIDAVGGVTVYNDQAFTSLHGNYDFEVGNITLNSDEALGFVRERYSLDNGDYDRGKNQLKVIQAIINKLTSFSSISNYSSIMSTLQDSVQTDMPLDTMMDLANTQLDSGKKFTITSQEVTGTGSTGELTSYAMPTASLYMIQLDDTSVASASQAIKDVMEGK, encoded by the coding sequence ATGCCTACACATTCACGTCATCAAAGACAGCATAAAAATTCACGTTCATATTCCCGTCTTGATACTAAGACGATAGTGAATAGTGTTCTGCTAGTCTTGTATGCTTTACTGGCAGGAATTGCGACTTTTCTGATGTATTCGCATAACATTCTTGCTTTCCGACACTTCAACATTATTTATACTGCTTTGTTAGTGGTTGTTCTTGTCGTATCATTGGTATTGATAATTCGGAAAAAAGGTAAATTAGTTGTTACTGTCCTTTTGGTCATTTTCTCGATTGTCGCAGCTGTTTCGCTTTTTGCATTTAAATCATTAATTGATGTAGCAGGCGATCTGAATGAAACAGCTTCATATTCAGAAATTGAAATGAGTGTTGTAGTACCGGCGAATAGTTCTATTTCAGATGTGACAGAATTATCAAGTGTTCAGGCGCCGACTGGAGCTGATGGAAGTAATATCGATGCCTTACTGTCACAAATCAAATCAGATAAAGGTGTTAATTTAACAACGGATACAGTTGATTCTTATCAAGCAGCCTATGAAAATCTCATTAATGGTAGTAGTCAAGCAATGGTTCTAAATAGCGCTTATTCAAGCCTGTTAGAATTATCTTATGATAATTATGAATCAAATTTAAAGACCATTTATACCTATAAAGTTAAGAAGAATATTTCAAATGATGCCTCATCATCAAATAAAAATGTCTTTAATATCTATATCAGTGGTATTGATACTTATGGTTCAATCTCAACAGTTTCTCGTTCAGATGTTAATATTATCTTGACAGTTAATATGGATACTCATAAGATTTTAATGACATCAACACCACGTGACTCTTATGTTCAAATACCTGATGGTGGTGCTAATCAATATGATAAATTGACTCATGCTGGTATCTACGGCGTTGAAACTTCTGAAAAGACACTAGAAAATCTTTACGGCATTGATATTGATTACTATGCTCGTATCAATTTCACTTCATTCTTGAATTTAATTGATGCGGTTGGTGGTGTAACAGTCTACAACGATCAAGCCTTTACAAGCCTTCACGGTAATTATGATTTTGAAGTAGGAAATATAACACTTAATTCAGATGAAGCACTAGGTTTTGTTCGTGAACGTTATAGTCTTGATAATGGTGACTATGATCGTGGTAAAAATCAATTAAAAGTTATTCAAGCCATAATTAACAAGCTAACTTCGTTTAGTTCAATTTCGAATTATTCATCAATTATGTCTACTCTGCAGGATTCTGTTCAAACAGATATGCCATTGGATACAATGATGGATCTTGCAAATACGCAGCTTGATTCAGGTAAGAAATTCACAATCACATCACAAGAAGTAACTGGTACAGGTTCAACAGGAGAATTGACTTCATATGCCATGCCAACTGCAAGTCTTTATATGATTCAATTGGATGATACGAGCGTAGCAAGTGCATCTCAAGCTATTAAAGATGTTATGGAAGGAAAATAA
- a CDS encoding chloride channel protein: MLSQNKRFNSKAYCLRFGTALLLTSIVAGVGGILLHDLLELIEWMIFGHGESTGAQPITNLQFIIILLTGIISAFIWFVLQDKNRQIISIKSQLKVTDNSKRPILWIHLIHIFLQVASVGAGSPIGKEGAPREFGALGAGRISDRMTLTLTDRKLAIVCGASAGLAAVYQVPIASIFFAFETLGLGLSVLNLISVSSTTILASLIAGTVISDTPLYHSGQVVLDAKTGGFAIVLAILITPLAQLFRHLTQKAQAGKVTTKSILWKLPLTFLLLASFSLYFPEILGNGGALAQAVFDGMGVWYALACVVIKAVLVLLTLKNGAYGGTLTPSFSIGAVLGFLVAVLCQLVVPELSLTSAMLIGSSIFLAITMNAPLTAVGLVVSFTGQSFTALPILLLAVIVAFATKTIIEHIERKYYVNPYRSQTRRNRR; the protein is encoded by the coding sequence ATGCTTTCACAAAATAAAAGATTTAACTCTAAAGCTTATTGCTTACGCTTTGGTACTGCCCTTCTTTTGACTAGTATAGTAGCAGGAGTAGGCGGTATTTTACTTCATGACTTATTAGAATTGATTGAATGGATGATTTTTGGTCATGGGGAAAGTACAGGTGCGCAGCCTATCACAAACCTACAATTTATTATTATCTTATTAACTGGTATTATTTCAGCGTTTATTTGGTTTGTTTTGCAAGATAAAAATCGTCAAATCATTTCAATCAAATCACAGCTAAAAGTTACTGATAATAGCAAACGTCCGATACTTTGGATACACTTGATACATATTTTTCTTCAAGTGGCTTCAGTCGGAGCTGGTTCACCTATTGGTAAAGAAGGTGCACCACGAGAGTTTGGAGCTTTAGGAGCAGGTCGTATTTCCGATCGAATGACATTGACCTTAACAGACCGAAAGCTTGCTATTGTTTGTGGGGCATCGGCAGGATTGGCAGCTGTCTATCAAGTGCCGATTGCCAGTATCTTTTTTGCCTTTGAGACACTAGGTTTAGGTTTGTCCGTTTTGAATCTTATTTCAGTCTCAAGCACAACGATTCTAGCTAGTCTTATTGCGGGAACGGTGATTTCAGATACACCACTTTATCATTCAGGACAAGTCGTGCTCGATGCTAAAACAGGTGGTTTTGCAATTGTTCTAGCTATTCTTATCACCCCCTTAGCGCAGCTATTTCGCCACCTCACCCAAAAAGCCCAAGCCGGCAAAGTGACAACTAAAAGCATTTTGTGGAAACTCCCCTTAACTTTTTTGCTTCTCGCAAGCTTTTCCCTTTATTTTCCAGAGATTTTGGGAAATGGCGGAGCTTTGGCACAAGCCGTTTTTGATGGGATGGGTGTGTGGTATGCCTTAGCTTGTGTGGTTATTAAAGCCGTACTTGTTTTGCTGACGCTGAAAAATGGTGCCTACGGAGGCACTCTGACACCGTCGTTTTCAATAGGCGCTGTCCTAGGATTTTTGGTAGCAGTGCTGTGTCAATTGGTAGTCCCAGAATTATCACTAACTTCGGCTATGTTAATTGGCTCAAGTATCTTTTTAGCCATTACGATGAATGCTCCGTTAACGGCTGTTGGTTTGGTTGTATCGTTTACGGGACAATCTTTTACAGCTCTTCCAATTTTGCTTCTTGCGGTCATCGTAGCCTTTGCTACAAAAACTATTATTGAACATATTGAAAGGAAATACTATGTCAATCCATATCGAAGCCAGACAAGGCGAAATCGCAGATAA
- the cps4B gene encoding capsular polysaccharide biosynthesis protein Cps4B translates to MIDIHSHIVFDVDDGPKTIEESLDLIGESYRQGVRTIVSTSHRRKGMFETPEDKIFANFSQVKEAAEAKYEGLEILYGGELYYSSDILEKLERGQVPKMNNTRFALIEFSMTTSWKDIHTALSNVIMLGITPVVAHIERYNVLEFNEERVKELINMGCYTQINSSHVLKPKLFGDKYRQFKKRARYFLEKNLVHCVASDMHNLGPRPPFMDEAREIITKDFGTKRADALFEGNPQTLLENKDL, encoded by the coding sequence ATGATTGATATTCATTCGCATATCGTTTTTGATGTAGATGACGGTCCAAAAACAATAGAAGAAAGTTTGGATTTGATTGGTGAAAGTTATCGTCAGGGCGTGCGTACGATTGTCTCAACGTCACATCGTCGCAAAGGGATGTTTGAAACACCAGAAGATAAGATTTTTGCTAATTTCAGTCAGGTCAAAGAAGCTGCTGAAGCTAAATACGAAGGTTTAGAGATTTTGTATGGTGGTGAACTTTACTATAGTAGTGATATCCTTGAAAAGCTTGAGCGTGGTCAGGTTCCCAAAATGAATAATACACGTTTTGCATTGATTGAGTTTAGTATGACCACATCATGGAAAGACATCCATACAGCACTTAGCAATGTGATCATGCTTGGAATTACACCAGTTGTTGCTCATATCGAACGTTATAATGTGCTTGAGTTTAATGAAGAACGTGTTAAGGAATTGATTAACATGGGGTGTTACACGCAAATCAATAGTTCACATGTTCTCAAACCAAAATTATTTGGCGATAAATACCGTCAGTTTAAAAAACGAGCACGTTATTTCTTGGAAAAAAATCTTGTTCATTGTGTGGCAAGTGATATGCATAATCTTGGTCCAAGACCACCATTTATGGATGAGGCTAGAGAAATCATCACGAAAGATTTTGGCACCAAGCGAGCTGATGCTCTTTTTGAGGGCAATCCTCAAACCTTATTAGAAAATAAAGATTTATAG
- the deoD gene encoding purine-nucleoside phosphorylase, producing MSIHIEARQGEIADKILLPGDPLRAKFIAENFLEDAVCFNNVRGMLGFTGTYKGERVSVMGTGMGMPSISIYATELIQSYGVKKLIRVGTAGSLNKDVHVRELVLAQAAATTSSMIKNEWPQYDFPQIADFTLLDKAYHIAQNLGMTTHVGSVLSVDAFYSDFAENNVKLGQLGVKAVEMEAAALYYLAAKHGVQALGIMTISDSLVADEDTTAQERQTTFTDMMKVGLETLIAD from the coding sequence ATGTCAATCCATATCGAAGCCAGACAAGGCGAAATCGCAGATAAAATTTTACTTCCAGGAGACCCGCTCCGTGCCAAATTTATCGCAGAAAACTTTTTAGAAGATGCCGTATGTTTTAATAATGTCCGTGGTATGCTTGGTTTTACAGGGACTTATAAAGGTGAACGTGTCAGTGTTATGGGAACTGGTATGGGAATGCCATCCATCTCTATCTACGCGACTGAATTAATCCAATCTTACGGCGTTAAAAAATTAATCCGTGTTGGAACAGCTGGTTCCCTTAATAAAGATGTTCACGTTCGCGAACTTGTTTTGGCGCAAGCAGCAGCAACAACATCAAGCATGATTAAAAATGAATGGCCACAGTATGATTTTCCACAAATTGCTGATTTTACCTTGCTTGACAAAGCCTACCATATTGCGCAAAATCTAGGAATGACAACTCATGTTGGCAGCGTGTTATCTGTTGACGCTTTTTATTCAGATTTTGCTGAAAACAATGTCAAACTCGGGCAACTTGGTGTGAAAGCTGTTGAGATGGAAGCCGCTGCACTTTACTACCTCGCAGCAAAACACGGCGTTCAAGCACTCGGTATCATGACGATTTCTGATAGCCTTGTTGCTGATGAAGACACAACCGCTCAAGAACGCCAAACAACTTTCACAGACATGATGAAAGTCGGTCTTGAAACTCTTATTGCAGATTAA